In Candidatus Poribacteria bacterium, a genomic segment contains:
- a CDS encoding tetratricopeptide repeat protein, producing the protein MTSNENQVPEQAPTEEQDTEQTPTNKAFRIVCMTFCLAVTVLFIWVWHHQTQFNDHYRKATFLMHKGEAKQAIEAYQKAIKNKTRTLFFTKDSSISSAYNNLGHLYASIKEYASAVENFKKAIEIVPNSAKGYINLTTAYLRQNLAAEAREVCLQALKTFPKTASLHYNLACAYALEDKSQKAIDSLTQAVRLNPELKTLAQQENTLKGIVSELP; encoded by the coding sequence ATGACTTCCAACGAAAATCAAGTTCCAGAGCAGGCACCTACAGAGGAGCAAGACACTGAGCAGACACCTACCAATAAAGCCTTTAGAATCGTCTGCATGACGTTTTGCCTTGCAGTGACAGTGCTGTTTATCTGGGTCTGGCATCACCAAACCCAGTTCAATGACCACTATCGGAAGGCAACTTTCCTGATGCACAAAGGCGAAGCAAAACAAGCAATTGAAGCATATCAGAAGGCGATTAAAAATAAGACGCGTACGCTTTTCTTCACGAAAGATTCATCGATTTCCTCGGCTTACAATAACCTTGGACATCTGTACGCCAGCATAAAGGAATACGCTTCTGCTGTTGAGAATTTTAAGAAAGCGATTGAGATAGTACCCAATAGCGCGAAAGGTTACATCAATCTGACAACTGCCTATCTCCGGCAGAACTTAGCGGCAGAAGCGCGCGAGGTGTGCCTACAAGCCCTCAAAACTTTTCCGAAAACTGCCTCACTCCATTATAACCTTGCCTGTGCTTACGCCTTAGAGGACAAATCTCAAAAAGCGATAGACTCGCTCACTCAGGCGGTCCGTCTCAACCCAGAGCTTAAAACACTTGCGCAACAAGAGAATACCCTTAAGGGAATTGTGTCTGAACTTCCGTGA
- a CDS encoding AAA family ATPase, with protein MMQRTKEIQQSPDIRIAVENFGPIEKAEIDLRPLTVFVGESNTGKTYLSALIRSETTQKAPVTSAFWWEIM; from the coding sequence ATGATGCAGAGAACCAAAGAGATACAGCAATCACCAGATATTCGTATTGCAGTGGAGAATTTTGGACCTATAGAGAAGGCAGAAATAGATCTCCGTCCACTGACTGTGTTCGTCGGTGAGAGCAACACCGGTAAAACATATCTCTCCGCGCTCATTAGAAGTGAAACAACTCAAAAGGCCCCAGTTACAAGTGCCTTTTGGTGGGAAATCATGTGA
- a CDS encoding LamG domain-containing protein — translation MRTQMLMMLCVFLSLSLCFAGYTAGGKGNVKQLGKQLYVWHFDEGNGKQSEEATAGLVGEFEGNIKWAEGILGEAVQMAGEAGKADFIEVAHSDEIDIDEAITMMAWVYPDELPAGGQENKFTIFYKNTYYLQIEPGEGKLAYYFYETSVPGYHISDGKIKAKEWSHVAVVWDGKEAGFYINGESDGTAIAQKGPGLSRADKPLRFGGENNGCCPRFFQGRIDELMLANYALTEAELQKIVSDTLDVSARGKLATMWGNLKR, via the coding sequence ATGAGAACCCAGATGCTTATGATGCTATGCGTTTTTCTAAGTCTATCGCTCTGCTTCGCGGGGTACACTGCGGGCGGGAAGGGTAATGTGAAACAACTCGGTAAGCAGCTTTATGTCTGGCACTTCGACGAAGGTAACGGGAAACAGAGCGAGGAGGCGACTGCTGGCTTGGTCGGTGAATTCGAGGGAAATATCAAGTGGGCTGAAGGCATTCTCGGCGAAGCCGTGCAGATGGCGGGTGAAGCTGGCAAAGCTGATTTCATAGAGGTTGCACACTCCGATGAGATTGATATAGACGAAGCCATTACTATGATGGCGTGGGTTTATCCTGACGAACTCCCCGCGGGTGGTCAGGAAAATAAATTCACTATCTTTTACAAGAACACCTATTATCTGCAAATTGAACCCGGAGAAGGGAAGCTCGCTTACTACTTCTACGAGACCAGTGTCCCTGGTTACCATATTTCTGACGGCAAGATCAAAGCGAAAGAGTGGAGCCATGTTGCTGTTGTGTGGGATGGCAAGGAAGCCGGTTTCTATATCAATGGTGAATCTGATGGCACTGCTATCGCGCAGAAGGGACCCGGTCTAAGCAGAGCGGATAAGCCTTTACGGTTCGGCGGTGAGAATAACGGATGTTGTCCCCGTTTCTTTCAGGGACGTATTGATGAATTAATGTTAGCCAACTATGCGCTGACTGAAGCGGAACTCCAGAAGATTGTTAGCGATACGCTTGATGTTTCGGCGCGTGGTAAATTGGCGACGATGTGGGGTAATTTGAAGAGATAG
- a CDS encoding thiamine pyrophosphate-requiring protein — translation MTTLKRKVKNMKVVDAIAKVLKAEGVEYLFAYPVNHIIEAAAKLDIRPIIVRQERIGLHMADALSRMTSGKKIGVFCMQSGPGSENAFGGVAQAYGDSAPIVVLPGGYSRGLTQIQPNFNSALNYRHVTKSCEQVTLPEAVPEAMRRAFTQVRNGRPRPALVEFPSDLFNEEISDSFDPTPVPRVRYGPDSASIEAVAEALLDAECPVIYAGQGVHYAQAWDSLKELAELLAAPVTTSLGGKSAFPENHPLALGSGGRAIPKPVHHYLQKTDLIFGIGCSFTRTGFGVRIPEGKRVIHATLDPADINKDVPVETALVGDAGLILDGLVEAVRDRSNGASEDRAAAVTGEISAVKTEWLEEWNSKLTSDEVPMTPYRVIWDLLRTVDVENTIITHDAGSPRDQMSPFWQSVAPLTYIGWGKTTQLGYGLGLAMGAKLARPDHLCVNVWGDAAIGFTGMDFETAVRERIPILSVLFNNFSMAIEIPIMPVSTEKFRSTDISGNYADMAKAFGGYGERVETPDQIIPAIQRGIQKTQEGVPALLEFITAKEIQISSF, via the coding sequence CTGACGACTCTAAAAAGGAAAGTTAAAAATATGAAAGTTGTTGATGCAATTGCAAAAGTCCTTAAAGCGGAAGGCGTGGAATACCTATTTGCGTATCCCGTTAATCATATCATTGAGGCGGCGGCGAAACTGGACATCCGTCCGATTATTGTCAGACAGGAACGAATTGGGCTTCACATGGCGGATGCGCTGAGCCGAATGACTTCTGGAAAGAAGATTGGTGTCTTCTGTATGCAGAGTGGACCTGGTTCCGAAAACGCGTTTGGAGGGGTCGCACAAGCGTACGGTGATTCCGCCCCGATTGTGGTTCTGCCGGGCGGCTATTCCCGAGGTTTAACACAGATCCAACCGAACTTCAATTCTGCTCTGAACTATCGACACGTGACAAAGTCATGTGAACAGGTCACATTGCCTGAAGCCGTCCCGGAGGCGATGCGGCGCGCCTTTACGCAAGTTCGGAATGGTAGACCGCGTCCTGCGCTCGTTGAATTCCCGTCGGATCTGTTTAATGAAGAAATTTCGGATTCCTTTGATCCGACACCTGTTCCGAGAGTGCGCTATGGACCTGACAGCGCGTCAATTGAAGCCGTTGCGGAGGCACTGCTTGATGCCGAGTGTCCTGTGATCTACGCGGGGCAGGGTGTGCATTATGCACAAGCTTGGGATTCTTTGAAGGAATTGGCGGAGCTGCTCGCTGCCCCTGTAACAACGAGTTTAGGTGGTAAAAGCGCATTTCCTGAAAATCATCCATTGGCACTCGGTTCTGGTGGGCGTGCCATTCCGAAGCCTGTGCATCACTATCTCCAAAAAACCGACTTAATTTTTGGTATCGGATGTAGTTTTACCCGAACCGGTTTCGGTGTCAGGATTCCAGAGGGAAAACGGGTGATTCATGCGACATTAGACCCAGCAGACATTAACAAGGATGTCCCCGTAGAAACGGCACTTGTCGGCGATGCGGGTTTGATTTTAGATGGATTGGTGGAAGCTGTCCGTGACCGTTCCAACGGCGCGTCCGAAGATCGCGCGGCAGCTGTCACTGGGGAAATTAGTGCAGTTAAAACCGAGTGGCTTGAAGAATGGAATTCTAAACTCACTTCTGATGAGGTGCCGATGACACCCTATCGCGTCATCTGGGATCTGCTGCGGACTGTTGATGTCGAAAATACAATTATTACGCACGATGCCGGGAGTCCACGCGACCAAATGTCCCCCTTCTGGCAATCTGTTGCACCGCTGACCTATATCGGTTGGGGCAAAACAACGCAGCTCGGCTATGGTCTTGGGCTCGCTATGGGTGCGAAACTCGCGAGACCCGATCATCTTTGCGTTAACGTTTGGGGTGATGCCGCCATCGGCTTTACTGGCATGGATTTTGAGACCGCTGTACGGGAACGGATCCCGATCCTCTCCGTTCTTTTCAACAATTTCTCTATGGCGATTGAGATTCCGATTATGCCTGTTTCCACCGAAAAATTCAGATCTACAGACATTTCTGGCAACTACGCGGATATGGCAAAGGCATTCGGTGGTTACGGCGAACGCGTCGAAACACCCGACCAGATTATTCCAGCGATCCAGCGCGGCATTCAGAAAACGCAGGAAGGCGTGCCTGCCCTCCTTGAGTTTATCACCGCGAAGGAGATTCAGATTTCGAGTTTCTAA
- a CDS encoding phytanoyl-CoA dioxygenase family protein translates to MLNQTQVDTFREKGFLLGNRVLSDEQVEELRSELARVIDDYEKVDIPQPVHIANLGGREENPVWQVVNIWEASSAYHRLVYNPIIVEEIGQLMSATELRVWHDQIQYKPPQVGGVNMWHQDSPYWPILTPKTSQVSAWVALDDVDESNGCMRMVPGSHHWGNQIPFLHSIKDIHSMPDRFEDNELKTEFCPVPKGYVHYHHSLTWHGSHDNTSQNPRRAIAVHYMTSETLYDESGTHVMKPFVTVNDGDKLEGDSFPLVMDAGKPTHLSV, encoded by the coding sequence ATGCTCAACCAAACCCAAGTTGACACATTTCGTGAGAAAGGTTTTCTCCTCGGAAACCGTGTTTTAAGTGATGAACAGGTTGAGGAATTGCGCTCAGAATTGGCACGTGTGATTGATGACTACGAGAAAGTCGATATTCCGCAGCCGGTGCACATTGCCAATCTCGGGGGTAGAGAGGAGAATCCTGTCTGGCAAGTCGTTAATATTTGGGAGGCGAGTTCTGCCTACCATCGACTCGTTTACAACCCGATTATTGTGGAAGAGATTGGACAGCTGATGTCAGCGACAGAGTTACGTGTATGGCACGACCAGATCCAATACAAACCACCGCAAGTCGGGGGTGTCAACATGTGGCATCAGGATTCACCCTATTGGCCTATTCTTACCCCAAAAACGAGTCAGGTAAGTGCTTGGGTGGCGTTGGATGATGTTGATGAGAGCAACGGATGTATGCGTATGGTCCCGGGTTCTCACCATTGGGGCAACCAGATACCATTCTTGCATTCCATCAAGGACATCCATTCTATGCCGGATCGCTTTGAAGATAACGAATTAAAGACAGAGTTCTGTCCCGTGCCGAAAGGGTATGTCCATTATCATCATTCCTTGACATGGCATGGATCACATGACAACACGAGTCAGAATCCACGGCGCGCAATTGCAGTGCATTACATGACCAGTGAAACGCTCTACGATGAAAGTGGCACTCACGTCATGAAGCCTTTTGTTACCGTTAATGATGGCGATAAGTTGGAAGGCGATAGTTTTCCGCTTGTGATGGATGCTGGGAAACCGACGCACCTCAGTGTATAA
- a CDS encoding phytanoyl-CoA dioxygenase family protein, with amino-acid sequence MLNQTQVDTFREKGFLLGNRVLSDEQVDELRSELARVIDNYEKPEVPQPVRIANLGGKEESPVWQIVNIWEASSAYHRLVHNPIIVEEIGQLMSATELRVWHDQIQYKPPKVGGVNRWHQDSPLWGILMPKTSQVSAWVALDDVDESNGCMRMVRGSYHWGSQMPFLREIPDIHTMPDRFEDNALAVEFCPVPKGHVHYHHALTWHGSHDNTSEGPRRAIAVHYMTGETVYDESGNHIMKRFVTVNGGNKLAGHHFPLVMDEGKPTKANI; translated from the coding sequence ATGCTCAATCAAACGCAGGTTGACACATTTCGTGAAAAAGGTTTTCTCCTCGGAAACCGTGTACTAAGTGACGAACAGGTTGACGAATTACGGTCAGAATTGGCACGCGTCATTGATAATTATGAGAAACCTGAAGTTCCACAGCCGGTACGTATCGCCAACCTCGGCGGTAAAGAAGAGAGTCCTGTCTGGCAGATCGTTAATATTTGGGAAGCGAGTTCAGCCTATCACCGACTGGTTCACAATCCGATCATAGTGGAAGAGATTGGACAGCTCATGTCGGCGACAGAGTTGCGGGTCTGGCACGACCAAATCCAATACAAACCGCCAAAGGTCGGTGGGGTCAATCGCTGGCATCAGGATTCGCCATTGTGGGGGATTCTCATGCCGAAGACGAGTCAGGTGAGTGCCTGGGTAGCGTTGGACGATGTTGATGAGAGCAACGGGTGTATGCGGATGGTTCGCGGTTCCTATCATTGGGGAAGTCAAATGCCGTTTCTACGAGAAATCCCAGACATCCATACAATGCCGGATCGTTTTGAAGATAACGCGTTAGCGGTGGAGTTCTGCCCTGTACCGAAGGGACATGTCCATTACCATCACGCTTTGACATGGCACGGGTCCCATGACAACACCAGTGAGGGGCCGCGGCGTGCGATTGCGGTACATTATATGACGGGTGAGACTGTTTATGATGAAAGTGGCAATCACATCATGAAACGTTTTGTAACCGTCAATGGTGGTAATAAGTTGGCAGGTCACCATTTTCCGCTTGTGATGGACGAAGGAAAACCGACAAAAGCAAATATATAA
- a CDS encoding Gfo/Idh/MocA family oxidoreductase has protein sequence MATYRTAIAGGRRGVHHARCYAGIENMKVIAICEIDEERLKAAVEELNIPGYTDYVEMLETEKPDIVHAVTEPTVPRHIWVEPAAEAGVKALVIEKPLALRPSEAEALAAAHEKTGLKIIVNHQRRYLPFAEKLLEFFADDSLGDIHFIRACTEGDITDMDTHLMDVVLFALKDIPITHVWGAVQGAEIYDVPHRQCPEDLMAIYTFENGARVFFESARTAFGSIDFPGSNPRCNLDFWGTKGRMWWRENGSWGYQFDGMAEHFVEKTHFGEDDKFGQRAFTEAIATWLDDENQPHRNRLEPALLGFDLIMAAYRSALIGKRIAWPPKLSDEEWVELKNRVTNT, from the coding sequence ATGGCGACATATCGTACCGCAATTGCCGGAGGTAGGCGTGGTGTTCACCATGCCCGATGCTATGCTGGCATTGAGAATATGAAGGTAATTGCCATCTGCGAGATTGACGAGGAACGTTTAAAAGCAGCAGTGGAAGAACTCAACATTCCGGGGTATACAGACTATGTTGAGATGTTGGAGACAGAGAAACCGGATATCGTCCACGCTGTAACAGAACCGACAGTGCCGCGACATATTTGGGTAGAGCCTGCCGCTGAAGCCGGGGTCAAAGCGTTGGTGATAGAGAAACCACTTGCGCTCAGACCGAGCGAAGCAGAAGCACTCGCCGCCGCGCATGAGAAAACTGGACTTAAAATTATTGTCAATCACCAACGGCGGTATCTGCCGTTCGCTGAGAAGCTGCTGGAGTTCTTTGCCGATGATAGCCTCGGCGATATACACTTCATTCGCGCCTGCACCGAAGGCGACATTACCGATATGGATACCCACTTGATGGATGTTGTGCTTTTCGCGCTTAAAGACATTCCAATTACGCACGTGTGGGGTGCCGTTCAAGGTGCGGAAATCTATGACGTTCCGCATCGGCAATGTCCTGAAGACTTGATGGCGATTTATACGTTCGAGAACGGGGCACGCGTCTTTTTTGAATCCGCACGGACGGCATTTGGGAGTATTGATTTCCCCGGTAGTAATCCGCGGTGCAACCTCGATTTTTGGGGAACGAAAGGTCGGATGTGGTGGCGAGAAAACGGGTCATGGGGGTATCAGTTTGATGGCATGGCGGAGCACTTCGTTGAAAAAACCCACTTCGGTGAAGATGACAAGTTCGGACAGCGAGCGTTTACGGAGGCGATTGCGACATGGCTTGATGACGAAAATCAACCGCATCGGAATAGATTGGAGCCCGCGCTGCTCGGGTTTGATCTGATTATGGCAGCGTATCGTTCCGCGCTCATCGGCAAGCGGATTGCGTGGCCCCCGAAACTCAGCGATGAGGAATGGGTGGAACTCAAAAACAGGGTAACTAACACCTAA
- a CDS encoding formylglycine-generating enzyme family protein, giving the protein MNNRISGSVLVMVGVLCVFMIGFKPDALESVADEIAEVVVPEGMALIPAGEFEMGSDDVEGDDIEQPVHIVYVDAFYMDTHEVTNAQYKKFIDANPQWQKGRWWQRDRIKRKFHNGNYLKDWDGNDYPDGKGDHPVKVSWYAAMAYAKWVGKRLPTEAEWEKAARGGLVGKKYPWGDSIDADKANYGGIVGDTTPVGTYPANGYGLYDMTGNAFEWCLDEYDPNFYAGSPHWNPLSSANTVGWLNDNFTKVKTSRVVRDGCNGCVPHAVRVADRGERDPRGSFGFRCVRDTNP; this is encoded by the coding sequence GTGAATAATAGAATTAGCGGTTCAGTTTTAGTTATGGTAGGCGTTCTCTGCGTCTTTATGATTGGGTTTAAACCAGATGCTCTTGAATCTGTTGCGGACGAGATTGCTGAGGTTGTTGTGCCCGAAGGTATGGCCCTGATTCCGGCAGGCGAGTTTGAGATGGGAAGCGATGATGTTGAAGGAGACGATATTGAGCAACCCGTGCATATTGTCTACGTTGACGCGTTCTATATGGATACCCACGAAGTAACAAATGCCCAGTACAAAAAATTCATTGATGCCAACCCACAGTGGCAAAAAGGGCGTTGGTGGCAAAGAGACCGTATTAAGAGAAAATTCCACAATGGAAACTACTTGAAAGACTGGGACGGAAATGACTATCCTGATGGTAAAGGCGACCATCCAGTGAAAGTAAGTTGGTATGCGGCGATGGCCTATGCAAAGTGGGTTGGTAAGCGTTTACCGACAGAGGCAGAGTGGGAAAAGGCTGCACGTGGTGGCTTGGTAGGCAAAAAGTATCCGTGGGGCGATTCAATAGATGCCGACAAGGCGAACTACGGCGGAATCGTTGGTGATACTACTCCTGTTGGAACATATCCTGCAAACGGATATGGTCTGTATGATATGACGGGCAATGCGTTTGAATGGTGTCTTGATGAATATGATCCAAATTTCTACGCAGGGTCCCCGCATTGGAATCCGCTTTCCAGTGCTAATACTGTAGGGTGGCTGAATGATAATTTTACGAAGGTTAAAACGTCTCGTGTAGTGCGTGATGGTTGCAACGGCTGCGTTCCTCATGCTGTGCGCGTCGCTGATCGTGGTGAGCGTGATCCGAGGGGCAGCTTCGGTTTCCGCTGTGTAAGGGATACAAACCCCTAA
- a CDS encoding mandelate racemase/muconate lactonizing enzyme family protein, translated as MKIDKIESFFIRNGYVIRIHTDTGISGVGQTACWGYPEAVDQIINTFKKYLIGQNPLRIEHHWQYLYRMGPFRGTALSGAISAVDIALWDIKGKHFGVPIWELLGGNCRDKIRLHLLGGGGTPETMYEAAKAAVEEGFTALKFDPVVGNFQDMAVDRLVKTARDLVAAAREGGGPDLDLIVEVHRKLTPMNSIVLESALAPFNLYFIEDPIQIDTITTQGELAKRMTTPLAIGERNVSIWEFREILEAGGPQYVRPDVGLAGGITHCKKIAALAEAYHSAVVTHNFLGPLITAASLHLDTSIPNFITQEYTKGDESEDFAVYKVAYQREGGYIPIPEAPGLGIELDDSLIEQNPYQPMNTGTTPLREDGSVAYAV; from the coding sequence ATGAAGATCGATAAAATTGAATCGTTTTTTATTAGAAACGGTTATGTGATCCGAATTCATACAGATACCGGTATCAGCGGTGTCGGACAGACCGCCTGCTGGGGCTATCCAGAAGCCGTTGATCAAATCATCAACACGTTTAAGAAATACCTCATCGGTCAAAATCCGCTGCGGATTGAACATCATTGGCAATACCTCTATCGCATGGGCCCGTTTCGTGGGACTGCGCTGAGCGGTGCGATCAGTGCAGTAGACATCGCATTGTGGGACATCAAAGGTAAACATTTCGGTGTCCCAATTTGGGAACTGTTAGGCGGAAATTGTCGTGATAAAATCCGGTTGCATCTGCTTGGCGGCGGCGGCACCCCGGAAACGATGTATGAAGCGGCAAAAGCAGCCGTTGAAGAAGGTTTCACAGCACTCAAATTTGACCCAGTGGTCGGAAATTTCCAAGATATGGCGGTCGATCGGCTCGTCAAGACCGCCCGCGACCTCGTCGCTGCTGCGCGAGAAGGCGGTGGACCCGACCTCGATCTGATTGTTGAAGTGCACCGTAAACTGACCCCGATGAACAGCATCGTGTTGGAATCCGCCTTGGCACCCTTTAATCTCTATTTCATTGAAGACCCCATTCAGATAGATACTATCACAACGCAAGGGGAATTAGCGAAACGGATGACAACCCCGCTCGCTATTGGTGAACGCAATGTAAGCATCTGGGAATTCCGAGAAATACTTGAAGCCGGGGGACCACAATATGTGCGTCCGGATGTTGGTCTCGCCGGTGGTATAACGCACTGCAAGAAAATCGCGGCACTCGCTGAGGCGTATCACAGTGCAGTTGTCACACATAATTTCCTCGGACCCCTCATCACTGCTGCATCACTCCATTTAGACACGAGCATCCCGAACTTCATCACACAGGAATACACAAAGGGAGATGAATCTGAGGATTTCGCCGTTTATAAAGTGGCATATCAGCGCGAAGGTGGATATATCCCGATTCCTGAAGCACCGGGTTTGGGTATTGAACTTGACGATAGTTTAATCGAGCAGAACCCTTATCAACCGATGAACACAGGCACAACACCTCTGCGTGAAGACGGCTCTGTCGCTTACGCAGTATAA
- a CDS encoding phytanoyl-CoA dioxygenase family protein, translating to MNADEKYLFDLNGYLVIKNVLTPEEVALANEAIDKHGDQVRIRPRDQAFDGGSPELKGEQGRGDLDGMLSWEEPWCNPFRHMLAHPTLVPYLNEILGRGFRMDHQMFLLSMDKGAEGHMFHGSSGPGFDPNQYYIFRDGRMHNGLTVVAFQLTDVPPGVGGLIVIPGSHKSNYPCPQKMQLYQEHQEHIRQVVCNAGDAAIFTEAVTHGTLPWTADHPRRSILTRYTAGNMAYLPAYPIPEWANERQRAVMEPPYHSRLNRPTLET from the coding sequence ATGAATGCTGACGAAAAATATCTATTTGATCTGAATGGTTACCTCGTTATCAAAAATGTGCTAACGCCCGAAGAGGTAGCCCTCGCCAACGAAGCGATTGACAAACATGGTGACCAAGTGCGTATCCGTCCACGGGATCAAGCATTTGACGGTGGTTCTCCTGAACTGAAAGGTGAGCAGGGGAGAGGAGACCTCGACGGTATGCTCAGCTGGGAAGAGCCGTGGTGTAACCCGTTCCGACACATGCTCGCGCATCCGACACTTGTTCCATATCTCAACGAGATACTCGGAAGAGGCTTCCGAATGGATCATCAGATGTTCCTGCTTTCAATGGACAAGGGTGCAGAGGGGCATATGTTCCATGGCTCCTCCGGTCCAGGCTTCGATCCGAACCAATACTATATTTTCCGGGACGGACGCATGCACAACGGCTTGACTGTCGTCGCTTTCCAATTGACGGATGTGCCACCCGGAGTGGGTGGATTAATCGTTATACCCGGAAGCCATAAGAGCAACTATCCGTGCCCGCAGAAGATGCAGCTCTATCAGGAACACCAAGAGCATATCCGACAGGTCGTCTGCAACGCTGGGGATGCGGCAATCTTCACAGAGGCGGTGACGCACGGAACGCTGCCGTGGACAGCTGACCATCCGAGACGCTCCATTCTAACCCGTTATACCGCAGGCAACATGGCGTATCTCCCTGCATATCCAATACCGGAATGGGCGAATGAGCGCCAGCGTGCTGTCATGGAACCACCTTATCATTCTCGATTAAATCGTCCCACCTTGGAAACGTAG
- a CDS encoding phytanoyl-CoA dioxygenase family protein, producing MNADEKYLFDLNGYLVIKNVLTPEEVALANEAIDKHSDHARIRPRDQALDGGSPELKGEQGRGEQGGMLGWEEPWCNPFRHMLAHPTLVPYLNEILGKGFRMDHQMFLLSMDKGAEGFIFHGSSGPGFDPNQYYIFRDGRMHNGLTVVTFQLTDVPPDAGGLIVIPGSHKSNYPCPQEMRLYQQHQEHIRQLVCNAGDVIIFTEAVTHGTLPWTADHPRRSILTRYTAGNMAYVPAYEIPEWANERQRAVMEPPYHSRLNRPVLET from the coding sequence ATGAATGCTGACGAAAAATATCTATTCGATCTCAACGGTTACCTTGTCATCAAGAATGTGCTAACACCCGAAGAGGTAGCCCTCGCGAACGAAGCCATTGACAAACACAGTGATCATGCCCGCATCCGTCCACGCGATCAAGCACTTGACGGGGGTTCACCAGAACTGAAAGGCGAACAGGGTAGAGGCGAACAGGGCGGTATGCTCGGTTGGGAAGAGCCGTGGTGCAATCCGTTCCGACACATGCTCGCGCACCCAACGCTTGTCCCATATCTCAACGAGATACTCGGAAAAGGTTTCCGTATGGACCACCAGATGTTCCTGCTTTCAATGGACAAAGGCGCGGAAGGTTTTATTTTTCACGGATCCTCCGGTCCCGGCTTCGATCCCAACCAATACTACATCTTCCGAGACGGACGCATGCACAACGGTTTGACCGTTGTCACCTTCCAGCTGACGGATGTTCCCCCCGACGCAGGTGGGTTAATCGTCATCCCGGGAAGCCACAAGAGCAACTACCCGTGTCCACAAGAGATGCGACTCTACCAGCAACACCAAGAGCACATCCGGCAGCTGGTCTGCAACGCGGGCGATGTGATAATTTTCACCGAAGCGGTGACACACGGCACGCTGCCATGGACTGCTGACCATCCGCGACGCTCAATTCTGACGCGCTACACCGCAGGCAATATGGCATACGTCCCCGCCTACGAAATACCAGAATGGGCAAATGAACGTCAACGTGCTGTCATGGAACCGCCCTATCACTCTCGATTAAATCGTCCCGTATTGGAGACGTAG